The Arachis ipaensis cultivar K30076 chromosome B07, Araip1.1, whole genome shotgun sequence genomic interval gttttatcttgagctctctttctcggaagtgcgaccccagagagatgaaggaaggtgaggatccccgtccttattcctcctggtattgtaaaagcacccccagcgagatggtgggagctaggaggttaggatcccctccttggttcctcctgggcatatgagaacatACCTcatgggtagatgcaagggttgtggttgcgccccgcttgctccaggttggttagtatagaggcttttcgggtggacgcaagggttgtggtgtCGCCCCACTTGCCCTGGATTATGATGAGTGATGTATAAAATATGCAATCATGTGATGTATAAATGACGATATGGTCATGATGAATGATTACAGAATCTTATGAATGAATGTGgaatgattatctgagatacgagttttcctggatgtagcagtgactagccaccacgtgctccaggttgagacttgatactctgctgacactatgtcgtaagtgtggccgaacACTGTGAAAGTTACGGATGAGCTCGCCCCAGGGGATAAataccagtgtgggtgttgtttGGATAAACACCAatgtgggtgttgtatgattatgattatgatcataATTATGAgtgagaataactcgagttggagatgcacgacagagggacagtccaatggttagctaccagaacttatcgggttggctttataaccgacagatgagactcatcagccatatggcaggcatacatcattttcatatgtttgaattgtttgggtttgcctatttattttgcattgctatatcatatatgctatattacctgattatgtgctacttgttctacttgtactttaattgtgtattagttgtctgtattgcttgtgtttgtacaactgagaggttcCTCATGCTGGTATCGGtggacgctgagggctgttctgtatgagatgagttgatgatgtaattgaataatgatgatgattattgaatgagataatttgagctccctgggtagacgcagtgaagtgatttcacttgctctagGCGAGGATATGAGACAACGATATAGAATTACTGAGAcagaataactggtgatggttttgtttatgactctaaCTCTAATTCGTCAAAGAGTTAGAGAGAGTTGAGAAGCATGAAAGATATGATtcagatttagcattcccttatgacagttgcctgttcatggattagcgagaacataggatgaatattgggtgaaaggaagtttaggatgcttagtgagtttttattgcaatgcattgtatttatttgcaCTTTTATCGTACTGGAAACCCATGGGtcaggggttctcattccgtatatatctcttatttttcagctacaggtccaggtgctcagaagtgagttgtggttcatctgagagatgacGAAGATCTTTAtgttctctactttatattttgcttagaatctctccacctttaccTTGAAAAGCTTACATGATGTGTTGAACTCTTTTGAACGTGCCTATAGAAGCTCTTACATATCTTTTGGGAGATATTAGGAGATTCTGTTGTCAACTACTGTTGTACTATaccctagccgacctaaacttcgcgggtcgcgactagtggctatttacttatgttatatacctatatactgtccttctcttattctcctttaTGTCTTCAACCGTATATCGCTTTCGAGTTCACGCTTTTGCTTTTAGTTGTCGATACATGAGTGATACGACTTcgcaattttatttttactcttttcaggcttctcatttaatactcctttcaaatatacttataattatgtattaaaaatccaccggagggtcgtaccaccgtaatattattgacttatgactcgagcataaggatttgaatattagggtgttacattatgcgtacgcatgggttatGGGTATGCATGAGTTGGCTTTTGTGCATACGCATGGTATGCGCATGAAACTCTTTCAATTATGTAATGCCTCTCATGCATACACATGGGTTGTGTGTACACATGACCCCAGTTTTCTGCAATATttgcaaaatttaaatttaaaccccAGATTTAAACCTCTATAACATTATGTACAATTAtctatttttctttattcttagatGATTTTCAAGATCTTTCTACTAGCTTTAATTTAAGACAAATTTTATCTAAATCAAAACTTCGAGCACCAAGTTATGGCTCGTCAAAATTGGCTAAAAATCTGTTTTTACCAAATTCACACAAtccttcaatttcatcaattctCAATTTGATTCAAGCctaaaccatttcaaaatcattTCTACACATTCCAAACACTCATTTATCAATCCTCAACCATTCCAAACCTAAATCAACCTACGTCCAACTTATTTAACACATTCATCAACTATATCCATTTTACATCAACCACACACAACACTCATATATCCAAATTCACCATCAACCAAGAATCAATCATCTCATTAGCATATAACAATTCACACCACTTACCTCCACTTACCAAATAGGAAATTTCTCACCTTATCACGGCTTCCGGTCTAATTTTCTCATCaaatcatcatcatactcaatAACATCATCACTTTCACAATATCACAACTAATTGAATCATGCAATTATCTAACATATTATAATTTTTACTAAACTAAACAATCAACCACAACAATTTAATAATAATCCTAAGGCCACTAACCTAGGACTTCATATCACATTACATGGTGTTTACCTGAAACTTAAACACATACCTTAATGTCGCAAACGTCAAGCTTTTCCTTCCAACTTCCAAGCCTCAAATTGACTCACACCAATGTCCAAGCTCAAATTCTACAAGTCCACCAAATCAAGCttccaattactcaatctaacGCCATACCATACAATTTGGCACAATGTCAAAACTAGGGCTCATATAAATTGATGAACCAAGAGAAAAAAAGGGATCTTTATCTTTACCCAttgaatttaataataaaaaccaCCAAGCACATAAGCTAGAGAActcctataacatcaaaatcaCTAAAAATCCTCAATACCCAAGCTCAAAATACAAAACCAGATGTGAATGAAAAGCTGGAGCTAGTATTTTGAGTTACTCACCAAACTAATCAAATAGAATTGAAGAGGAAAAGATAATCTTCGCATGGCCACAAATGACTCATCAATTGGAGTTCCGAAGCAAAAGTTATGATAGATTAAAATGTATGGAGCAAaggtttttttcttctcttttctctcttttcaatCAACATTGCTCTCTCATTCTCTAAGTGAAATAAGCTGAAATTGGTATGTGTGAGGGATTTTATGAGTGTGGACTTAGGCTTTGTACTCAACATGGGCTTGTTTGATATTTTTGGCTCGTTTGActcaactttgggccaaaacctttaaaataggTGTTCGATTttctattttaaatatttttttcattatttctacattttcaattttttttttacttgcaCTATCAGACAGATTTAAGCCGGTACAGACAATTTTAATTCCAATAcacatttttttctaaaattattatatttttgcgCTCAATTCaactttttttaattcaaattttaccGCTAAATTTCTAAATTGTAGATTCTAATATGTTTACATATCTCAGGCGTTAAAATCCCATTTAACACAGTTTAATTAATCAATTttcttaatttaaattttttgaattttagaatATGAATTTATTAAATACTAACACACAATGCCTATACAAAATATTTGTCATCCCCTTTAATATTTGAAAATAGGCGAGGTCTATGGTCACCTGTATATTTTTGTTGTCAACATTATTGTGAGACAAGTGTCCAAAAAAAGAATATAATTGAAGATATTTTCTATAATTTGAAGCTTTTATACAAGTTATGTTGAGCCCCACAACACGTGATGGTTAGAtactttaactaattaattttgttCATTATGATTAAATTATAGAAATGATACTGGGCTGGTTGAAATGTTTTAGTAATAGCCAATAATTCATctacaaattaaattttatgtgCCATACATCAGGACCAAAataacttttttatattttatattttcaataataataataataataataataataataataataatgtgtgtaaaaaaaattatccaaTAAATTTAACATGTGAGGTAAGAATTAAATATAGTTGTCGTTTATAAAATGATTTGAACAATATTTAATCTAAAATTAATAATGGTAATTCGAGATTACGAAAAAGAATTGTGATTAATTATTATGATATGATGGGACTATATGCACCATATAATAAAGGTGATAGTACTAGATCAGCGACTTTAATAtactaattagttaattaattaatgtcCCTAATAACACTAATGAAATGTTGATTAAGGGTGAATATCATccattattaaatttatatttattccaATGCGCCATTAACTATTTTAAATTTAAGTGACatgcataaaattaaaattaaaatttaaatattaatcattttaatccaaaaaataataatttttaaaatttcaattactCACTGTATCTTGCCATCTTTATTTCAATACTATTTACTAGTAAactaaataataacaaattaaataataaataattaaatgtttTCCTTCACATTAACAACTAATCTACACATAAATTCGTAAATTACATTAGCATAACTAACTATATCATAATTAAATTTATGTATATAAATTAACAATTAAccgaaaaaattatgaaaaattcCGTTAACGAATTACCtcattaatatttattaaatgaattaataactaaattaatattatcatataaaatatatatattacgataaaaaataaatttttatcaaattcacaaaaaatcaaaatcaaaatcttaaACCATCCAACTCTAAACTCTAAACAAAAAatcacaaatcctaattttttaatCATAAATCTTAAACCATCCCATCTTAAACTCTAATCAATCTAATTTTAAACCTTAAACTCTAAAGCATCTTGCACCAAATCCTAAATCAAACAATACTAAACTCTAAAttctaaatactaaattattttattcatgagtttaaaataaataaaataaaataaaatttaaaaggtttatattataattttaatatgTTAATTTTTATNNNNNNNNNNNNNNNNNNNNNNNNNNNNNNNNNNNNNNNNNNNNNNNNNNNNNNNNNNNNNNNNNNNNNNNNNNNNNNNNNNNNNNNNNNNNNNNNNNNNNNNNNNNNNNNNNNNNNNATTCAAATATTAGGAATATAAAgtaaagaataatttattaaaactTTTTATAAAGTTTATATTTGAAAAcatcaaattttattaaaatatttattattttataattttatgaatgaataaaaaataaaaaatacaaaaatacaaaaattgtaACCAAAGTGACAAGAAAAATGAGCTAAATAAGGTAAATTTTTACTCTACCCTTCCTATAATAACATGTAAATTACCCTCTATGACATGTCACTCTTTAATTGGTTGTTATGCTAACTATGGTTAAactattttgaaattaaattatagcCCAAAATggataaatatataatttacttAAATACTAAAAACTGAATTTTGCTTCTTCCCCAAATCATGCTTCTAGAGATTGAACCCTAATTTCTCTGTAGCTCCTCCCCTATTCCGTCGCCGCCATTGCGCCACCCGAGCATAACCGTCTCATTGGGTGTCCCGTTCTCTCCGTCTGTGGTGCCGTCGCCGACCTCCAAAGCATTGCCACTGCTGTCGTCACAAGCAGCACCGCCATCCTCAGGTATCCCTCCCTCTCACTCTTATTATTTCCTTTGAAGTTGGTTGATATAAATTTACTCCACCATCTCCCTTCTCTCCCCTGGTATACGTATGTAGTTCTTTGCTCTACTTAATACGATTTGAATACAGTGCAGTGTGTAACATATCTAATTAGTTCATGAACATGAAATGTTGAGATATTGATTAAGTTTGGATTCATGACAGAAAattctctttttttaaaaaaaaaatttatgcatttttcataTATATGCCTTACTTATACAGGAAAGTTTTACAGGGCCAAAGATATTTTGGTCTGGTGCCAGTCTTCGAACTGAAGCTACTGATGGCTATGGGCTggtaattttatcttttaatccTTACACTTTGTGCAGTGCATGTTGAGATTCGAAAATGAGTAACTATATATGAAATGTTTCTCCCTGATAATCTCAATGACATATCCTTTTGTGGCAGTTCATATCAAATTTCTGCATATGCTTCTTCTCAATGAGATTTGAACTATTTTATTGCTTATATGTATATATGCCAGCTTATCATTTTAAGATAAAAAAAGAGGGGATATTCTGAAACATTATTTTTTTAAGGTAATATAATCCTTTTTTCAGGCATAATTTTATGAACTACAAATGATGGGATTTAAGATACTGATATTTCATTTATAtattaatgtatttatttattttgtaggGTTGCTTGGCATATGGACAGTGGTAGCAGATGATTCAAATTCAGAGGCAGTTCCTGAGTCATGTCTAAAATTTCTGTATTTTATTATTGAGTGATTGAATTTCAAGAGTTTGTTGAGAAGCTCTTTATGTAAAGGCCAAGAAATTGCAACAGTTGGATGTTCATGAGGAATTTTAATTCTGAAATTCAAGTTTTACGGATCATTTGCAATAAAATGTTTGACCTTCTAATGATTTTCCAACAAATCATATCACTAGGATTTACCAAAACTGTTGAAATTATATGGTGCTCAAACTCTTAATACACATAAGTTCTCTCGGGCTGTGTTAatggaaataaaaattaaagatatgAATTCACAGTGCTTTTAGCTATTCTTTAGTCTGTTAAAACCTGCACTTATGGCTGAAGGTTCATTCAAGCTATGTTTCTGACCTTTGTATTTGGTTAAACCTTGTCAAATTGTTCAGAAATACTTATAATCAAACCAAAGTGTGGTTGCTGCATAAGTTTAGAACTATGTTCTGATCATTTAAACATCTATCAATAAAAGTTACTACttaacttttcaaattttttattcttgaaaaGCTTTGATAGTCATAAAGATAACTTATCCAAGGTGAAGGTATCATTTTACAATGCAAATTTAGCATACATAACTTACTTAGCCCTGTGAAAAACTGGCGGGCTAAATGTGTTAATACTTAATACtgcaaaaaaaaaactgaaaatcaATAGGATAGTAGTTGAAGATATTACATATGTAAAACTTAATGCTAGATAACATGTATTTTGTTTAtgcttttctcttaatttttctttaagCCTTCAAGTCTATCACAATTACAAAGATGTTATCTTTGCTTCCCCTTTGGAGGGCAAGTCTAGAGAGATACTCTGTAGCAGCGTGAGCTGCAGGGTCAACTGCTTCTTCAACTTGTTCGGTCATTGACGCAGTCTCGCCATACTTCTTGTGCCAAAGAAGGATCCTCTTCCGTGCAACTTCACGGGCTTCATCATTTGTCACCACATCCCATAAACCATTACTAGCTAGAAAAAGGCACTCGTCATGTTTCTCCCATTGTACAAACTTCACTTCCGGTTCTGGAATAATACATGGTTTCAAGTACCTATCACCTATTAGACAAGAACTAAGATGATTAGATTAATTGTAAGGAACTAAAATGCtatattttgtagcaaaaaagaaatattttttcgTAGTGTCTTATACAAAGGCTGtattattttattcattttactAGAAACCATAACCCTTATCAAGAAAAAGTTTACAGTAACTAGCATCACTTCAAATCCAACTACATTGACATAAATATGCTGTAGAGATGCCAAAGGCAGATACATATCTATGGATCTTGACATTGCCAAAATGCTAAGAACTCGGTACCCTTGCCAATATATGACCCTTCCTCTTGCAGCTTCTATCTTTGCCCACTCAATGAAATAGCTTGAAATCAATGAGTGTATAAGCAGCATAGATAATCATGAACAAAATTAACTCAGcaaatgtaagacccggttaattaatggctaattaacccataaatgagaatttctTCTAGAAAgctaaaaatgttatttttatggctaaatgtgatagaggagattgagacgagaatttcggtaccaattttatagaaatcggaccaagattggaccgaacgggccaaaccggtccaaccggacccaaaatgggcccttggcccaactaaactaatgttcttggaggtgttgataccttgagagcttgtagacaagtggtttggaagtgctccggttgagcttgggaaatcggctaaggtacgGTTTCGGTTTCCcatatctaatatgtaatgtggtaggaaatacttaggctagaggccctaagataggcattgaattgttggtgttgttgaatggttgagatatatgatgtNNNNNNNNNNNNNNNNNNNNNNNNNNNNNNNNNNNttcttttgaccctatgtcgtaagtgtggccgggcactatgaaaggcccggatgagctcgcccccgtaaatattcaccagtgatggtgatggataaatattcaccagtgagggtgatggattccggagaagcaaaagcaaggtgctgggaaagcacaacagactggtcgggtgttcaccacctcagctgtgggtgcagagggatccgagacactcattcgaggtaattgtgaaatggctggtcaaactttaaatgctttatttgattcgggagaatcgcattcatttattgcatttgagaaagcccaggagttaggattgaagatcgtaaccttaggttatgacttaaaagtgtataatgctaccaaTGAAGCTAtagtaactaggctaggatgcccgaaagtttcgtttaggttcaagcagcgtgattttgtccataatttaatctgcttaccgatgatcggtcttgatcttatcttgggattggactggttatctgagaaccatgtcctgcttgattgctctacgaagtcggtgtactttatgccggaagatacagaagggctggtcgtggtgaataattattacttgaattcgatgatggtgaactgttctggaatcgaatgtcagggtatcctgttgttaaccgcgggtgtttcgggtgatgatcaaaagttggatcagattccggtagtgtgtgttggaactcgctgcggttgtatttgccttgaaggtgtggaggcattatctctatggggttaagttccaagtcttctccgatcacaagagcttgaaatacctctttgatcagaaagagcttaatatgaggcaaaggaggtggatggaattgttGAAAGACTATGACTTTGAGTTAAATTACCATCGTGGAAAGGCGAatatagtggcggatgcgttaagtcgaaagtcgttatatgcgtcttggatgatgcttcaagaggagaagttgctcaagggattcgagagtctaaaaattggtgctcgagaagtatctggaaccttgtgtttgagccgattagaaatctcgagtgactttaagtccgaactcctaaaggctcatgaaaatgatgaagcgttatggaaggtgttaccggctatcgagcaaggaaaacagtggagagtgtcggaagaaaaagatgggttatggagattcaagggtaggatcattgtgccggatgttggcactttgaggcaagatatcttaaaggaggcacacaaaagcggattctccattcacccgtggagtactaagatgtaccatgatttaaaggcgatgttttggtggccgggtatgaagaatgatgtggcggaatatgtttcaaagtgcttaacttgtcaaaaggtaaagattgaacatcaaagaccttctgggatgttgcaacccttagaggttccgcaatggaagtgggaaagtattgcaatggactttgtgtcgggattgccaaggactaggactggttttgatgctatctgggtgatcgtggaccgactgacgaagtcagctcactttttacccattcggatgacttacacccttgaggagctagcacggttatacataaaggagattgtgagactccatggtgtacctgctactataatctttgatagagatcctcgtttcacttcgaggttctggggtgcatttcagaaagcttttggaacccgattaagcttgagtatagcttaccatcctcaaacagatggtcaatccgagaggacgatccaaacactagaggatatgttgagagcttgtgttttggaccaaccggcgagttgggatcggtatatgccgttagtggagtttgcatacaataatagttaccatgcgagcatcggaatggctccgtatgaggcattgtatgggaggaaatgtcaatctacgctatgttggtatgaagctggagagaaagacTTGTTGGGGTcggaaatgatagctgagaccactgaacaagtcaagaaaatccgagataggatgcttacggcgcagagtcgccagaagagttatgccgatcagaggcggaagcccttgaaATTTGAggcaggagatcatgttttcctgaaggttactccaaccacaggagtagatagggcgattaaagcgaagaagttgaatcatcgatacattggtccatttcagatcctggagaggattgggccGGTGGCGCATCGGAtagctctaccacctcatctttcgaacctacacgatgtgtttcacgtgtcacagcttcggaagtacactcctgatgctagccatgtgttagaacctgaatcggttcagttaagggaagatttgacgcttccagtggctccagtcaNNNNNNNNNNNNNNNNNNNNNNNNNNNNNNNNNNNNNNNNNNNNNNNNNNNNNNNNNNNNNNNNNNccgtttgcggccacgcgttcaccgcggagagctctacaaaacccatacaatcaatcttgaggtaagccacgttttactgttagaaattccagcccttgatttcgtgtttcatgagcaaaaatgatgagattttgggttctttgatgttataggacccaactctcttgaaggagaaggttaatcttgtctccttggaccttgggtgtggtaagattctcaaccctagtataatttattgattctatgatgtttgggtattgagatgttgtgtatggatatgatgattgtggcttaagttgtgtatatgtgaatattggagcttgattggtgattttggaaagcttgaaagggggttttgtgtgataaaatctgttcttggaggtgttgataccttgagagcttgtagacaagtggtttggaactgctccggttgagcttgggaaatcggctaaggtatggtttcggtttcccgtatctaatatgtaatgtggtaggaaatacttaggctagaggccctaagataggcattgaattgttggtgttgttgaatggttgagatatatgatgtgttcatatatgtgattatgaatattgatgccttgattgtgtgatatatgagaaatgcatgttgtgatatatgcttgatggatgattaaggttgaattggtgggtggtaccatgttgatggtgagtatgatgttgattatgtataatgattgttgattggaaatggtattgttggaaattgggacgaggaaggatgtatgacatgatattgtgtttgtcctttagccatttgatagaaaagtgttaaaatggttggttgtggttttgggaattttggtaaaatgtcaatgtgtgagttgaggatggcttgttgttgattttggtacatctTGAATTATTTCAAagagaagggttgaaattggcatgatttgattgattttgaaaagagttgaaagtggcttgttttgaaaatggcactttgtggttttgaatgaaaacatgatttttgggcatacttgacgggacataacttggactacggatctctgatttgtgccaaatctatttagaaatgaaattggatccgggatgtccatgccgttcgaagaacgggtgaaaaatgatttaaaatgagagagttatgactgtcggaagattgggggttgaatatgtgaattctgcagcttttaacttagaaaatttttagcagaatgacccatCGCGCGTAGGGGCACTTGGCCCGTatgcgccgttcttcgagaaagcatcatccacgcgtgcgcatggagtgcgcgtacgcgtggccctgttttcatcccaaagttgatttttgagttttaaaagccaaacttcacacttctaagcctccaatctcaccacttatgtcttaaatcattatgatatgcctagcatgaggaaaagggctagtgaatgtggtaacttacgAAACAAATTTCAAATTTGGCATAATCATGAACAAAATTAACTCAAAGCAAATAAAATCCAGCTAACAAAATCCAATTAATCAAGCTAAcaatattaactcagcaaataAAATTCGGCTAACAAAAATCATGAACAAAATTAACTCAACAAACAAAATCCACCTACTAAGCAACTCAATTTCAAACAACAGTAAAACACTAAAACCAGCAAAAAAAATTCCAAGTCACAGTGCTTACTGCTTACCGGCGGCGAGGAGGAAGGGGAGTGACGGCAACAACAGAGGAAACGGCGGCACCAACGAACACAGAGAGACCGCTCGAACAGAGGAGAAGGCGACGGCCACAGAGCTTCCACACGACAGCGAGGGAGTTTCCTACGACGGCGACATAGCTCCAGCGACGGCAACGAAACTTCCACACGTGATGCCTATACACGCGACGGGGTTGCGGTGGCTGCGGGCGGCGAGACTGGGTGGCTAGGGTCTTTCTTGAGTTtgtgctttcaatttcaatttcaaaatttcagaGAGGAGAGGGGTGGGAGTGTGACTGGGACACTGGGTTGCGTTGGGGGTCATGGTtgaatttaggatttttttattttataaaatgtaaAAACATATAAATTTACTTTTTAATATTTACAAAATTATCTAATCATCCAtcttaaaaagttatttaattacaaaatgaTCCTACTTTAGTTAAGATGTTAACTCATATTGAGTTAAATTaactcaaactaaaactaaacattCAATTAACATGTGCCACGTCATAGAGGGTAATTTACATGTTGATTTAGAGAGGGTTAGGTAGAACTCACcgctaaataattatataaataaataatatcatAATATATCTAATAATGAATATCCATAATAGTCTAGTTGATTTTTATTAATTGGTTAATACGTAAAAGTGGCAATATTCATTTTAATAAATATCTTATCATCTTTTTTTTAtgcacattattattattattgaaagatGATTTGAAATATGAAATGTGAAAATGTTATTTTGGTTATGATATACTATATGTAGGGTTTAATTTGTAAATGAGCT includes:
- the LOC107607045 gene encoding probable protein phosphatase 2C 6, which codes for MLLIHSLISSYFIEWAKIEAARGRVIYWQGYRVLSILAMSRSIDMYLPLASLQHIYVNVVGFEVMLVTVNFFLIRVMVSSDRYLKPCIIPEPEVKFVQWEKHDECLFLASNGLWDVVTNDEAREVARKRILLWHKKYGETASMTEQVEEAVDPAAHAATEYLSRLALQRGSKDNIFVIVIDLKA